The genomic stretch TCAGGGTTTTCACCTCCACCAATGCTGATGCCTTGCTCCAAATCGACTTTCTCTATTCGAATACCTCGCAAACGATTAATACACAAATGCTTGGTTATAACAATAGCCAGTGCATCCACGCTACGATATTGGTCCAGACGGTCGCGAAGAAACCAAAGTTTCAACAGTACATCTTGTACTGCATCTTCTGCCTCATCGGAGTCTTCCAGATAACGGATAGCCATTCTTAACAAAGCCGGCCGCATTCGTTTTGCCTCTATTTCAAATCTATTTTGTTCCATGTTCACTAGTATGACACATAGAGGTAGGGAAACGTTACATCAAAATGAAAAATAATTTGCCGACATGTCAATTTGCTAATATACCAATAACCGTGTGGGCATATATAGTACCCCTAATTAGCACATCAGCAAATTGACAGATTAGCAAATTATTCAAACTTATAAACCGTATGACTATGAAAAACCTCTCCCGGCCGGAGTACAGTACTGGGGAATTCAGGCTGATTGGGGCTATCTTGAAAATGCATCGTTTCGAAACATACCGCCGAACGGAAAGGATAAGCTATCCCCCTTTTACCAGTCATTTTTCCTTTCAGTCCATTACCGGTATAGATTTGTATTCCCGGTTCGGTGGTGAAGATCTCCATCTTACGCCCGCTTGTTGGATCATACACCCAAGCAGCCGGCCTTGTATCATCTCCTTTCGTATTCAATTCCCAAGTATGATCGTATCCGTTTACTACCTTCAATTGCGGATAATCCGCATCTATACGTTCTCCAATAGTATGCGGCATACGGAAATCAAGGGGAGTACCGGCCACCGGGAGATATTCTCCTGTGACACATTTCTTATCATCGTATGGAGTAAAGCGATCTGCATCTACCCAAAGTTGCTGGTCTTCCACGCTTTTTGTAAAGTCTCCCGAGATATTAAAAAAAGAATGATGAGAAAGATTAAGTACCGTGGGTGCATCCGTAGTTGCCTCGTATGTCAAATCCAGTGCATTCTCATCCTCACCAAGACTATAGACTAACGTCACTTTCAGGTTTCCGGGGAAACCATTTTCTCCATCAGGGGAGAGATAAGACAGACGAACCGTATATGTATCTGCCTGTTCCACTTTCCATATTCTATCGGCAAAACCGGGATTCCCCCCATGTGATATATGTCCGGACTTCCCATTGTTAGGGACCAGCTTATGCTCTACCCCGTCCAGTGTGAAACGCGCATTCAGAATACGTCCTATATAGCGTCCTACCGTAGAACCAAAATTCTGCCGTTGTTCCATATACTCACCAATCGTGGAAAATCCACACACTACATCTTCCCTTTTTCCATTTTTGTCGGGTACAAGGATAGAAACTACTCGCGCCCCATAGTTCGTGATACAGACCTCCATCCCTTTTTTGTTACTCAAAGTAAATAAATCGGTATACTGCCCATTCACTTCTGTCTGAAAATCCTTACGTTGTAATCCTGAAGCAGTGACCTGCTTGTCGTCGTGACAAGAAGAAAGCAGCATCAACAAGCCCATACAAACTATACCATGTTTTCCACTCATATCATTCATTTTATAGGTTTTAAATGCCACAAATGTAAATCCTCCGATGGAAAATAAGAAAAGCCGGCCTTTCCTTTTTCAAGGGATGACCAACTTTTCAACTATTTCAACCAATTTTTACCCGATTACTTCTTCTCTTTCAGCAATAGAGTAGTATGATGACTATCCTCCCATTCGGACATCAACCGATGAAAATCTGCATAATCGGTGGGAGTTATCCATTGTTTGTTCAGTCGCAACGAACGGGTTACTTCCGTCTTATCCTCTGTAGTCTGTACGGTTATTTTCAATTTCCCTACCGCATTGACTATTTCTTTTGCCTTTTGCGGAGTACATACCTGCATATCCGACGGAACATTTACTATGCAAATATAGGTTTCATCCGTCATACCAGGAAGCAACAGGTTCGTAGTACGTTCTGTATTTCCAAAGCCATAACCATTCATGGCTATTCCGGTTTTAGCGCGAGGCAATGTTATCAGACGATAGCCCCCTGCCAACGTTTTACCTGTTTCAGAAGTGACTGTTATCGTATCCGTTTCATAAACCGGTTTATTCTTCACTTCCAAAACCGCTTTCTTACCATCCAACGTATTGACAGGCTGATATTCCTGTATGCCCGCTATGACAGGAGAGTCCAGAAACAACTGGCTGATAGCGCCCAATCCCAAACAATTATCCGGTGCTTTTACGCCAAAAGCAACCTTAACCTCACCTTGTAATCCTGCCGCCTGCAACAATCCTGCAAGCAGATTTATCTTTTCCGCTTCCGTGCCATAGGCAGTACGGATTACTTCAGTTGCCGGACGGATCCGGTATCCTGTTTCGGACAAAGACAACCGGGACGTGCCCAATCCATGTACATAGTTCATCAGGACAGCTTCCTTTTCATCCGCATTTTTTCCTTGCAATAATTTTTGTGCCAAAGCCATGACCTCTTTTTCATGAGCTGCCGTAAATTGAGATTTCAGCACTTTCAAAGCATCGGCCATCGACGGATACGTATTTGCTAAAATAACCGGTATATTTCCTGATAAAGCAGGAGTACTTTCCATAGGATAATAAGCAGGAATATTTTTCAGTATCCAAGTAACAACTTTACTTCCATTCTCATTTTTCACTACCGGCGCAGCTTTTCCGTTTATCAATGCATAATTCAAAGGCTTGTCCTCAGGAACCGACACACTACAGATATATTCTTTGACGGGCGATAACTCCTCTACCGGCACATATACATCCAGCCCGGGCAAATAACCGGGACGTGTGATAACCGAGTAATCCAAACAAATAGTCGCTCCCAACTCCAGTCCCGTATGTACCACCACCATCTCTTTCAGTCCGTTATAGGCAGGAGCATCAGCCGCCGCAGCAGGAAGAACCTCTACAAATGCATTTTCGGGAGTCTTTACTATCTTCCCGTCTTTCTGGCGAGTATAAGATTCATGTATCTTCAATTCCTGATATGCCGGATTGTAAACAATGAAGCTTTCACCATACAAACCATTCATCGCTGCATGTGTAAATAAAGTCAACTCCTTATATACCCGCATTTCCTGACTACCGTCCTTATGTAATGTATAAGTCTTGGCTAACTTCCCAAATTCTGCTTCAGAAGCCGCTTTTGCCGGAAGAGCTGTCAATAACAACACTCCCAAGCATACATATATATAATAAATCTTTTTCATGTCGCTTTACTTTTTAATCACCAAATAATCACCGTATGCTTTATGAGCTTCCACCGCTTTACGGAAGCTATCCCAATCCGACGCTTCATATACACGCTTTTTCAAAGCCAGACGATTATGCAGGACCACCCGGTTTCCTTTTTGTAGAAGCGAGCCTTCAAAATCGGCTCCCGTTCCCTGCATGGTATCCTCCTTTGGCCCATTTATCAGCCTATAGCCTGATGGCAATTGAATGGTTTCATCCAATTCCACCAAACGGGAGCAGGCGTCTTTAAAACCATACTTCCGTTCCTTCATTTCTGTATCAATCCGTAGATAAGAGCGTACCTGATTATAAAGATTATTCATTACCAAAGGCTTGAACAACATTTCCTTCTCCCCTTGCATGGCATAATCCGGAATCTCGTAGCGGAAAATGATTTGGATAGGAGCAGCTTGATAATCTTTAGGATTCCTGCCATAATCTACACTCAGCAATCTGGCTTTAGGAGAAACAGCCAGCAATTGTCTTTCCATAGTCGCACGCCACTGGCTCTGAAAACCTCTTGTAAAGATGCTGCGTATATTGCTGTCACTCTGTCCCTCGGCTTGAATGGTAAATGTACCACGCAAAGTACCATTAGCGTCCAAGCGGTTGTCTGCCTTGATGCGTACATAGTGATTTTCCGGAGCAGAAACAGGAGTCAGACAGAGATCGGAACCTTCAGGTACACCGGGCAGATAATTCTGCTGTTGCTCGGCACTACTCCACAACTCACGGCAGAAAGGAACCCATGTGGGGTCTAACGGCATATAAGTTCCATCAGCAAGTTTCACCACAGCTACACAATGATTGAAATGATCCGCAGGAATACTTTCGACACGACTGCCCGCCATCGTCATGGCCGGATAGGCCTCGAACCCCGCCATGCGCAGAAAAGAAACCAAAGTTCCTGCTATATCTTTACACACGCCGCAACGATCCGTATAATTCATTTTAGTATCATGTAACGTATAGCCCTCTCCTTTTCCCATAGAGATACCTGCATAACGGATATTATCCGCTACCCAATGGGTCAGTACAGCTATTTTCTCCATTTCGGTTTTCTTTCCTTTTATCAGTTCGTCCACTTTCTTCTGCGCTTCGGGCAGTGGAGCAAAGCTTCCATAATCCTCATTGACCTTATTGAACCACAAAGACTTGTCTTTCCAATGAGGAGTAGAAGACATCATCAGTTTAGGAGCTGCATCAAACAAATCTACCATATTCGGCTCCCGCCGGAAAGGCATCATGTCCTCCATAGCAAAAGTATAAGCCTTTCGTCCGTCTTCATAACGCATGGACGATGTACATTCTCCTTGATAAAATTGAAATTGCATCTCTTTTTCCATAGGAATACTGACCTTGTACACTTTACGCACGGTAGGCTCACTGCTCCAAAATGGAACAATGTCATAGAACTGGCCACGCATGGGAGGTATAAACCGGGAATCATCCTCAGGAACAGCTCCCAGCAAAGCGTATGTAAATCCCTTTTTCGCTATTTCATAATCTATGACATCACCGGGGTTCAAAGCCCCCACTTCTATCATAATCTGTCGTGCTCCCCAATAAATAGCACGGGCCGGAGCCGCATAGTCACAGGTCTTCTTCACATCCACCTCTTCAATCTGCCCGTCAGCATGATATATCGTCACACGTTTAAACTCGGCATGGGCCGTCAACGGATCATAATCATATTTAATCACCCGGTTAGCTACTGCTCCTTTAGGAGTCTGCACCTTGATAACCTTACATACGGCAAATGATCCCTGCCCTGTCGGTTGCACTGACACCGATGTACTGTCCAGCAACGCCACACAGTCAAACTTGGCATACGATTCTCCTTTCGCAGCTTCCTCATAAAGTTTCCAGCCCTGCCCGTAAGTTGTGACCGAAGTGAGAAGAAAGCAAGCCAATGTTGCATAAAGTTGTTTTCTCATGTTTCTCATCTATTTTGTTTTAACCTAACAAATGTAGGCAATAATCTTCTATTTCACATCTATTTTATAGAAAAACTCCTGTTCTTATGCAGTCTTTTATTCTCCCCTGTATCTTTATATAATAACATGACAAAAGAAAAATGAATGACGCAGAACTAATAGAAGGATGTAAAGCCGGAAAGAGGGAAGCTTTGGAAACCATATACAGACTCTTCTCCCGCCAAATGTATGGAGTGTGCTGTCGCTATGTAGGCGAAGAATCGGCCTTGGACGTCATGCACGATGGATTCATCAAAGTATTTTCCGCCATCGACCAACTACATGCCACCGACCTGCATGGATTCAAATCCTGGGTCACCCGTATCATGGTAACTACCTCCTTGCATCATCTCCGTAAACAGAAAACCTGCTTTTTCCTTTCTGTAGATGATCTGGAAGAAGACATGCAGCCTGTGGACGAAGAAGATATGATTTCGATTCCTATTGAAACCTTGATGAAATTCATAACTGAATTACCGGCAGGCTATCGCACCATACTGAACTTGGCCGTATTCGAAGGAATGCCTCATAAGGAGATTGCGAAGACATTAGGCATTAACGAACATTCATCCTCCTCACAACTGCACCGCGCCAAATGTGTACTTGCTCAAAAAATTAAAGAATACTTAACTCGACAATCATTATGAAACAGGAAGAAGAACCGTGGATAGACCACTTGAAACAACGGGTTAACGAATACGAAAAGCCCCTCCCCGAAAATGATTGGAATCATTTTCAAACGAAATATTTCACCCCCTATTTACATAAGAAAAAAAGGATAAGAACGATGCGTATAGCAGCCGTTCTCCTCTTGCTGTTTATACCTTTTGCCACCACTTTTTATTTTTTACAGACAGAAAAGCACAAAGTAGCCTCGCCCGTCGTATCCTTACCGGTACACCAGCCAAGAAGCATTACAGGCAATCCTTCCATTATGCCTGAAAACAAACTATTACCGGACAGGCCCCAATCAAAGACAACTTCCTTGACAAAACCACCAATCCAAACAAGTATCAATACCGATACGGCAAATAATATAGGAATAGAATGCACTCTCCCGGCACAAGATACAATCCGGAACACAGAATCTGTACACAAGAGCCCCTCCGGACATAACCACTTTGCATTACCGCATAAACGTTCCGAATATACTTTGGCACTTGCCATATCTGCCGGCAATAACGGAACAAGCACCGGCTTCATAAACAAAACTTTTTCCCGGGGAGACATAGGAAGTTCTCATAAGGATGAAATTATGTATTGGAATGACTTCAAAAACTATTTGCAGGAATATCCCTCGGACTTTCCCGATGCACAAGCTTACGGAGCTCTGCTACAAATAGCAAATGACAACACAGGACGCCCCATGACAGAATATACCCATTATAATCTCCCCGTCAGTTTTGCGCTTTCGTTCCGTAAATCCATAAGCAGGCATTGGGGAGTCAGTGCAGGTCTGCAATATACCTATCTGTCGTCCGAAAGTTCCATAGGAGAAGATTCCAAGTGGGTTAAACGACAAAAGTTCCACTACATAGGCTTGTCTGTGAAACTAGACCGCCGGCTTTATACCACCCGTACCTTTTCCTTTTATACCACAGGAGGAGGCACGATAGACAAATCCGTATCGGGTAAACTGGAACAAGATTTCATCGTTCAGAAAGAAAAAATCTATTCCAGTACAGAGAGTCTGAAAATAAAACCGCTCCAATTCTCCATACACGCCGCATTGGGAATACAATATAATATAAATCCTACCCTAGGGGCTTTCATAGAACCCGGAGCAGCTTTTTATTTCAAGGACGGCAGCTTTAAAAACACAATACGTGACGAGTACCCGTTCCATTTCAACCTACAATTGGGAGTGCGCTGGAATTATTAAGGAAACTTCATGCAGTCTTTTGTCCATCCTTGTATCTATAGGATAAAAAGACAGCCATGCAAAAAAGACATCAAGACAGACAATGTTATTTTAACGAACTAGCGAACACATCACGCAGTTTCTATATAAACTATGTAAAGCAATTTATCTCCCTCAGCTCTTCTACCCACATACTGGAAATAGGTTGCGGAGAAGGAGGTAACCTGCTCCCCTTTGCCGAACTAGGCTGCAAGGTAACAGGCATAGACCGTGCAGCCAGCCGCATATACCAGGCACAATCCTTCTTCGCCGCCTCCGGCTACAAAGGAGAATTCAGGACGATGGATTTCTTCAACTTCTCTTCAGTTTCCCGTTACCAGCTCATCCTGATACACGATGTCATTGAACACATCAGTAACAAAGAAGAATTCTTCCGTTGCCTCTCTCCTCTTCTAGCTAAGGGAGGCATCATATTCTGGGGATTCCCGTCTTGGCAAATGCCATTTGGCGGACATCAGCAAATTTGTCACAACCGGTTCGTCTCCTCTCTTCCTTTCATCCATTTATGTCCCGGTATATTCTATCGGTTTCTGCTCAGATGTTTCCATGAAACACCATCATGTATCGAAGAATTATCAGACATCAAACGCTGCCGCATGACCATAGACGCCTTTGAACAACTTGCTGAAAAGTATGGATACGAAATAATCGACAGACAATTATGGTTCATCAACCCACACTACCAACAGAAGTTCCATCTGCGGCCACGAAAATTATATCCTGTACTGGCACAGTTAAAACACATCAGAAATTACTTCAGCACCTCCTGTTTCTATATAACACGCCACCGTGATCTTCATCCTTAAGGCAACCAATTTATACTATTTTCATGTTTATATCAATAGTTTGTTTCTCTTTTATCAAGAATTGGACTACCTTTGTAATCCAAATTTAATGTATTGACTTTATGCCGACATTTTTCATCATCCTTATCTTTACATACCTTGGAGGAAATGCCTACATATTTTACAGAGGTTTGCAAACATTATCCGGCTTTCCATACGGAATCAAGATTTTATTGACTATTTTATTCTGGCTAGCTGCACTGTCCTTTTTCGGAACGATGCTAAGTCGCAATGTGAAGATACCGTTTTACTTATCCCACACAATGTATGAGGTCGGGACAGGCTGGCTGATATTCACTTTATATATGGTCTTGTTTTTACTTTTCTTTGATTTATTGAAACTGTGCTCTATTTCTTTCAACCAGAGTTTCATGACTTCTTTACTGGCCACATTCGTCTTGTTGGGATATGGATACTATAATTATCGCCATCCCAAGATAAATACTGTCAACATCACGCTCACCAAACCGCTAACCGATAATCGGCGTCCTATAAAAATAGTTGCAGTGAGCGATATACATTTGGGCAACGGCACAGGAAAAACGTCTTTGAAGCAATATGTGAAAATGATTAACGGACAGAATCCGGACTTAATCCTAATTGGAGGCGATTTAATTGATAACAGCGTAATACCTCTTTATGCTGAAAACATGGCTGAAGAACTAACGGAATTAAAAGCACCACTGGGAATCTACATGGTCCCCGGAAACCATGAATATATCAGCGGGATAGACAAAAGTATCCAATTTATACAAAATACTCCTATACAACTACTGCGCGACTCGGTTGTCACACTTCCCTGCGGCATACAACTGATAGGACGTGACGACCGTAGCAATGCCAGACGACTTCCATTACAAAAGTTAATGGCCCGTATAGATAAAAGCAAACCGGTTATTCTGTTGGACCATCAGCCTTACCAACTGGCAGAGAGTCAGGCAGCCGGTATCGACTTACAGTTCAGCGGACACACTCACCATGGACAGGTTTGGCCCATGAATTGGGTAACAGACCATCTTTATGAACAAAGTCACGGCTATCGCCAATGGGAAAACAGCCATATATATGTTTCCAGCGGATTATCTTTATGGGGACCTCCTTTCAGAATAGGAACCGAGAGTGAGATGGTAGTATTACAACTTCATTAAAAAGCCTGCAACCTTTCTATTATTGACATCTTGAAGCATTCCTGCTCATTACCCGTTATCTAAGCTTTTTCTTCCATTACATTAAGTTCTTTCTTCCAGCCACCTAATACAGACTCCGACAGTGGACTATACAGACGCTTATAATAGACTGTATAGTCCATTCGAAGCGACTGTATAGTCCACTGTCGGAGTCTGTACTACATAACCGTAAAAATCTCCTTAATCATCAGCCCGAAAAGGCTTAGGAAAGCGTGTATAAAGCTTTAGGACCAAGCAGAGCGAACTTTATGCTGCCTGGATTGAAGAAGAACGAATCCTATCAAAAAAAATCCCACAATGGATATAAACGGAAAAACAAGCATAGGCCTGTCACCCCAAAAGAGAAAATGTAAGGAGTGGAAGAAAAAAACAGAGCAAATCTTTCTTTCAGGAAGAAGCTTTAAAAAACGGTCTATATCATATATAAAAAAAGAAGGGTATCTATCCCAGACACCCAATCTTCATTAACCTTAAATCTAATACCATGAAAAACACAGTGCAAAGATAAGGAGTTTTATGTTATCAAACATAATAATACTACAACTATTCGCTTCTGATTAACATCATTTAAACTTTAATGGCGCTTTTGCAGATTCAAATCCTGTAAAAACACCATTGTACTATATAATATATAAATAAATCGAATTATTCCACATACAGCACCAGCCCTTTCAAATACTCTCCTTCAGGATGGTAAATATTTACGGGATGATCTCCCGGCTGAGTCAATTGATGCAGAATACGTACACTACGTCCGCTTTGTGCCGCAGCTGTAAATACCGCATTG from Phocaeicola dorei encodes the following:
- a CDS encoding RNA polymerase sigma factor; the protein is MRPALLRMAIRYLEDSDEAEDAVQDVLLKLWFLRDRLDQYRSVDALAIVITKHLCINRLRGIRIEKVDLEQGISIGGGENPEMKLVEEENMQEILEVIGTLPDLQQSILRMKHLEGFEVEEIARLTGSTPVAVRTNLSRARKRVKEQFMIHSKVWN
- a CDS encoding aldose epimerase family protein, whose product is MSGKHGIVCMGLLMLLSSCHDDKQVTASGLQRKDFQTEVNGQYTDLFTLSNKKGMEVCITNYGARVVSILVPDKNGKREDVVCGFSTIGEYMEQRQNFGSTVGRYIGRILNARFTLDGVEHKLVPNNGKSGHISHGGNPGFADRIWKVEQADTYTVRLSYLSPDGENGFPGNLKVTLVYSLGEDENALDLTYEATTDAPTVLNLSHHSFFNISGDFTKSVEDQQLWVDADRFTPYDDKKCVTGEYLPVAGTPLDFRMPHTIGERIDADYPQLKVVNGYDHTWELNTKGDDTRPAAWVYDPTSGRKMEIFTTEPGIQIYTGNGLKGKMTGKRGIAYPFRSAVCFETMHFQDSPNQPEFPSTVLRPGEVFHSHTVYKFE
- a CDS encoding DUF3857 domain-containing protein, with the translated sequence MKKIYYIYVCLGVLLLTALPAKAASEAEFGKLAKTYTLHKDGSQEMRVYKELTLFTHAAMNGLYGESFIVYNPAYQELKIHESYTRQKDGKIVKTPENAFVEVLPAAAADAPAYNGLKEMVVVHTGLELGATICLDYSVITRPGYLPGLDVYVPVEELSPVKEYICSVSVPEDKPLNYALINGKAAPVVKNENGSKVVTWILKNIPAYYPMESTPALSGNIPVILANTYPSMADALKVLKSQFTAAHEKEVMALAQKLLQGKNADEKEAVLMNYVHGLGTSRLSLSETGYRIRPATEVIRTAYGTEAEKINLLAGLLQAAGLQGEVKVAFGVKAPDNCLGLGAISQLFLDSPVIAGIQEYQPVNTLDGKKAVLEVKNKPVYETDTITVTSETGKTLAGGYRLITLPRAKTGIAMNGYGFGNTERTTNLLLPGMTDETYICIVNVPSDMQVCTPQKAKEIVNAVGKLKITVQTTEDKTEVTRSLRLNKQWITPTDYADFHRLMSEWEDSHHTTLLLKEKK
- a CDS encoding DUF3857 domain-containing transglutaminase family protein, with the translated sequence MRKQLYATLACFLLTSVTTYGQGWKLYEEAAKGESYAKFDCVALLDSTSVSVQPTGQGSFAVCKVIKVQTPKGAVANRVIKYDYDPLTAHAEFKRVTIYHADGQIEEVDVKKTCDYAAPARAIYWGARQIMIEVGALNPGDVIDYEIAKKGFTYALLGAVPEDDSRFIPPMRGQFYDIVPFWSSEPTVRKVYKVSIPMEKEMQFQFYQGECTSSMRYEDGRKAYTFAMEDMMPFRREPNMVDLFDAAPKLMMSSTPHWKDKSLWFNKVNEDYGSFAPLPEAQKKVDELIKGKKTEMEKIAVLTHWVADNIRYAGISMGKGEGYTLHDTKMNYTDRCGVCKDIAGTLVSFLRMAGFEAYPAMTMAGSRVESIPADHFNHCVAVVKLADGTYMPLDPTWVPFCRELWSSAEQQQNYLPGVPEGSDLCLTPVSAPENHYVRIKADNRLDANGTLRGTFTIQAEGQSDSNIRSIFTRGFQSQWRATMERQLLAVSPKARLLSVDYGRNPKDYQAAPIQIIFRYEIPDYAMQGEKEMLFKPLVMNNLYNQVRSYLRIDTEMKERKYGFKDACSRLVELDETIQLPSGYRLINGPKEDTMQGTGADFEGSLLQKGNRVVLHNRLALKKRVYEASDWDSFRKAVEAHKAYGDYLVIKK
- a CDS encoding RNA polymerase sigma factor, which codes for MNDAELIEGCKAGKREALETIYRLFSRQMYGVCCRYVGEESALDVMHDGFIKVFSAIDQLHATDLHGFKSWVTRIMVTTSLHHLRKQKTCFFLSVDDLEEDMQPVDEEDMISIPIETLMKFITELPAGYRTILNLAVFEGMPHKEIAKTLGINEHSSSSQLHRAKCVLAQKIKEYLTRQSL
- a CDS encoding class I SAM-dependent methyltransferase, producing the protein MQKRHQDRQCYFNELANTSRSFYINYVKQFISLSSSTHILEIGCGEGGNLLPFAELGCKVTGIDRAASRIYQAQSFFAASGYKGEFRTMDFFNFSSVSRYQLILIHDVIEHISNKEEFFRCLSPLLAKGGIIFWGFPSWQMPFGGHQQICHNRFVSSLPFIHLCPGIFYRFLLRCFHETPSCIEELSDIKRCRMTIDAFEQLAEKYGYEIIDRQLWFINPHYQQKFHLRPRKLYPVLAQLKHIRNYFSTSCFYITRHRDLHP
- a CDS encoding metallophosphoesterase, producing the protein MPTFFIILIFTYLGGNAYIFYRGLQTLSGFPYGIKILLTILFWLAALSFFGTMLSRNVKIPFYLSHTMYEVGTGWLIFTLYMVLFLLFFDLLKLCSISFNQSFMTSLLATFVLLGYGYYNYRHPKINTVNITLTKPLTDNRRPIKIVAVSDIHLGNGTGKTSLKQYVKMINGQNPDLILIGGDLIDNSVIPLYAENMAEELTELKAPLGIYMVPGNHEYISGIDKSIQFIQNTPIQLLRDSVVTLPCGIQLIGRDDRSNARRLPLQKLMARIDKSKPVILLDHQPYQLAESQAAGIDLQFSGHTHHGQVWPMNWVTDHLYEQSHGYRQWENSHIYVSSGLSLWGPPFRIGTESEMVVLQLH